Proteins encoded together in one Kitasatospora albolonga window:
- a CDS encoding helix-turn-helix transcriptional regulator yields the protein MTTAETKSRTTAEHRQYRRPGAAQRTARPTPGAGSGGRVTVAVYAEDLILQTGMVHQLRMRPEIELIPEAEADRAQVSLVVVDMVDEATVQLLHRLQRNTSTRTGLVVGFFESGALQTMIECGVAAVLRRGEADQDRLIHLVTAMANGEGVLPGDLLGKLLDHVSSLQRTVLDPRGLTLSTLTAREAEMIRLVSEGFDTSEIAQKTSYSERTVKNVLHEVATRLELRNRAHAVGYAMRHGLI from the coding sequence ATGACGACAGCAGAGACCAAGAGCAGAACGACGGCGGAGCACCGCCAGTACCGCAGGCCCGGCGCGGCGCAGCGCACCGCGCGGCCCACACCGGGAGCGGGGTCCGGCGGCAGGGTCACCGTGGCGGTGTACGCGGAGGACCTGATCCTCCAGACCGGCATGGTCCACCAGCTGCGGATGCGCCCGGAGATAGAACTGATACCGGAGGCCGAGGCGGACCGGGCGCAGGTCTCCCTGGTGGTGGTGGACATGGTGGACGAGGCCACCGTCCAGCTCCTGCACCGCCTCCAGCGCAACACCTCCACCCGCACCGGACTGGTGGTCGGCTTCTTCGAGTCGGGTGCCCTCCAGACGATGATCGAGTGCGGGGTCGCCGCCGTGCTGCGGCGCGGCGAGGCCGACCAGGACCGGCTGATCCACCTGGTCACGGCGATGGCCAACGGCGAGGGCGTCCTCCCGGGCGATCTGCTCGGCAAGCTCCTCGACCATGTCAGCAGCCTCCAGCGGACGGTCCTGGACCCCCGGGGGCTCACCCTCTCCACCCTCACGGCACGCGAGGCGGAGATGATCCGGCTGGTGTCGGAGGGCTTCGACACTTCGGAGATCGCGCAGAAGACCTCGTACTCCGAACGCACCGTCAAGAACGTGCTGCACGAGGTCGCGACCCGGCTCGAACTGCGCAACCGCGCCCACGCCGTGGGCTATGCGATGCGGCACGGGCTGATCTGA
- a CDS encoding hydrolytic protein, with product MPAVTVSPGGTATTTLTVRNDSDIVEAYTLEVVGDCAAWSTVEPARVSLYPGTSETVTLTFAPPRSHEVRAGETPLAVRVLPAEHPESVVVPESTVTVEPFHELRTELEPRRRRGWRGARFRTAVQNKGNTPVDVALTGKQAGEELRLGFAPDRRRLEPGESAEVRLKVRAGKLIWFGEPVTWPFEVAATETAPAATDTTTESGGTESGEAGGGKPVRQEPARTEPVRSETAPVELVQPEPVPGEFLQLPVLPKWLLIVLAALLALLLAWFALVRPAVQSTAKQAVTEAAEEEAARGEQQQGSATPGGPDNPAGGQGQGTNPDGSAAPGATGGSGTGPGTGGTGSGPGGTGAGGTQQSSATIDVETETGTDNEGTYQVPAGKVFGITDLVVANFQGDEGVLTISFGERKITTIALETFRNQDYHWVTPIQIPENATVTAAVTCAKPGTPATGTQASGCHQVVNVSGVLSDLAP from the coding sequence ATGCCCGCGGTGACGGTGTCGCCGGGCGGTACCGCCACGACGACCCTGACGGTGCGCAACGACAGCGACATCGTCGAGGCGTACACGCTCGAAGTCGTCGGTGACTGCGCCGCGTGGAGCACCGTCGAGCCGGCCCGCGTGTCGCTCTACCCGGGCACCTCCGAGACGGTGACGCTCACCTTCGCCCCGCCCCGCTCCCACGAGGTCAGGGCGGGCGAGACCCCGCTGGCCGTCCGCGTCCTGCCCGCGGAGCACCCGGAGTCGGTGGTGGTCCCGGAGAGCACGGTCACCGTCGAGCCGTTCCACGAGCTGCGCACCGAGCTGGAGCCGCGCCGCCGCAGGGGCTGGCGGGGCGCCCGCTTCCGTACCGCCGTACAGAACAAGGGGAACACCCCGGTCGATGTCGCCCTTACCGGCAAGCAGGCCGGGGAGGAGCTGCGGCTGGGCTTCGCTCCGGACCGACGGCGGCTGGAGCCGGGCGAGTCGGCCGAGGTACGGCTCAAGGTCCGTGCGGGCAAGCTGATCTGGTTCGGCGAGCCGGTCACCTGGCCGTTCGAGGTGGCGGCCACCGAGACCGCCCCGGCCGCCACGGACACCACCACGGAGTCCGGCGGCACGGAGAGCGGGGAGGCCGGGGGCGGAAAGCCCGTACGGCAGGAGCCCGCCCGGACCGAACCCGTACGGTCCGAGACCGCTCCCGTCGAGCTCGTACAGCCGGAGCCGGTCCCCGGTGAGTTCCTCCAACTGCCGGTGCTGCCCAAGTGGTTGCTGATCGTGCTGGCCGCGCTGCTGGCGCTGCTGCTCGCCTGGTTCGCGCTGGTCCGCCCCGCCGTGCAGAGCACCGCGAAGCAGGCCGTGACCGAGGCGGCGGAGGAGGAGGCCGCCCGCGGCGAACAACAGCAGGGTTCGGCAACGCCGGGCGGCCCGGACAACCCCGCGGGAGGCCAGGGGCAGGGCACCAACCCGGACGGGTCGGCCGCACCCGGCGCCACCGGGGGCTCCGGCACCGGTCCGGGGACAGGGGGGACGGGCTCCGGTCCTGGCGGTACGGGGGCCGGGGGCACCCAGCAGAGTTCCGCGACGATCGACGTGGAGACCGAGACCGGGACCGACAACGAGGGGACGTACCAGGTTCCGGCGGGCAAGGTGTTCGGGATCACGGACCTCGTGGTGGCGAACTTCCAGGGCGACGAGGGAGTGCTGACCATCTCCTTCGGAGAGCGGAAGATCACCACCATCGCGCTGGAAACCTTCCGCAACCAGGACTATCACTGGGTCACCCCCATTCAGATTCCGGAGAACGCCACGGTCACCGCCGCCGTCACCTGTGCCAAGCCCGGCACTCCGGCGACCGGAACGCAGGCGTCAGGCTGCCATCAGGTGGTTAACGTCAGCGGTGTACTGAGCGATCTCGCACCGTAG